TCTCCCCCGGGCGCCGCTCGGCGCACTCATCGAGCCCCACCATTTCGAGAACGTGCCGGACCCGTTCCCGCCGCCGGGGAGCGGGAACACCGTGGAGCAGAAGGACGTACTCGATGTTCTCATAAGCGGAGAGGACGGGGATCAGGTTATGCTCCTGGAAAACGAGGCCGAGATGTTGCCGGCGAAGGCGGGCGGTTTGCGCGCGGGAGAGTCCGGCGGTGCCTTTTCCGGCCAGGATGACGGTCCCGGTCGTGGGCGCGTCGATGACTCCCATCAGGTTGAGGAGCGTCGTTTTTCCGGACCCGGACGGACCGGAGAGGCAAAGGAATTCACCGGCCCCGATCGAGAGAGAGAGGGGGTGGAGGGCGGTGACGGCGATGCCTTGGTGCAGATAGGTTTTGCCGGCTTGGCTCAGTTCCAGCATGGCCATGGAGATATCCCCTTCAGGTATGACGGATGGCGCGGGCGGGGCTGAGACGGGACCCTTTCCATGCCGGGTAGAGGCCGGCCAGCAGAGCCGTAGCCACCGTGATCAGGTTTGCGGCGATGAGATCGCGCGTCATGAGATGGGCTCTCAGCACGTGACTGGTAGCGAAATACTGGTTATGGCTGGTAAAGCTGGTCAGGTCGAGGCCGTGGCGCGCCAGCCAGGCGCATGCCAGTCCTCCCGCGAGGGTGCCGAGGACCGATGCAAAGAGGCCGAGAAAAGACGCCTCCAGAACGATCATCCCGATCAGCCCCCCGGGGGTTGTGCCGATGGCCGCCAGCACCCCCAGTTCACGGAAGCGCTCGAAAACGACCATGGTCATGGTATTGACGATTCCGAGAGCGACGATGGCGAAGACGATGCCGATCAGCAGCCGCATGGTGGCGTCGTTGAGATCGATGAGCTGTACCACGTCGGGTGCGATCTCCTGCCAGCTGCTGACCTGGTAGCGATCGCCGAAGCGCTCCCGCAGCCGACGGGTCGCATCGAGTTCGGACCCGACCGGCAAAGACGCTGCTATCTCGGTGATTGCGTCCCCGGTTTCGAGCAAAAGCTGCAGGTCGGCCAGACTCAGGAAGATGTGGGTCTGATCGAAGCTGCTCAGATCGGTGCGATAGATGCCGCCGACCGGCATCTTGCGGACGACCGGCCGGCCGAAGGCGCTCTGCCCCATCAGGGTCAGCTCGTCACCGATGCCGATCCCCAGGGTTCGGGCCAGGCCATGGCTGATCAGTACTCCCCTGCCTTCGTCCGGGTAGGTTCCCTCGATCACGCGGGAAGCGATGAACGTTACCTCCGGCTCCCGCTCCGGTTCGATGCCGGAGAGGAGAACGGAAGAACTTTTGGGGCCGGCCAGGACCAGAGCGGGGGTTTTGAGCCGGCGAGCGTGCCGGGTGATTCCCGCTTCTTCGAGGACGGCCTCGACCGTCTCCGGAGCCGCAAGGGGACTCAGAACCGCGAGATTCGCTTCGTATCCGGGGGCGTGGATCTGCAGCGAGCCGGCATCGAGACCAACGGTGCTGACGATCATTTCCCGGTGCAGACCGGCCTTGAGGGCCTGGAAGACGATGAGGCAGAAGAGGCCGAAGGCGATCGCCAGCACCGTCAGAAGGGAGCGGCGGGAGTTGCGCCGGACGTTGCGAAAAGCGATCAGAACCGGGAGCGGCAGGGCCCTCATATCGCCGCCCGCCGCCGCATCTCGCCGGAACCTTCGGCGAGGCCGTTGTCGAGGAGGGGGAGCAGATGCCCGACCCCGCGCAGCCGGAAAAGATAGCGGATCAGCGCCAGCGACTGCTGCCGGTTAAGCCAGAATCCGGCGGCCGCCAGTTCATCGAAGCCGGCCAACGCCTCCTGGACGGCGTGCCCCAAAACCCGCTCCACCGAGCCGGCATAATTCTCTTCAATCGGGACCGGCTTGCTTCGGCCCGCCAGAAAAGCTTCCAATCGGGTTTTCTCCGCAATACTTCCCTCGAAACGAATGGAGGAGACGAGGTAATTGTGCCGGCGGTCGCGCAGATCGTCGTAGAAATCGGTGACGTCATCGATCGACTGCAGGGCCATGCCGATGCGGAAGGCGCCGCGGTCGGCCAGGTCGAGGCGGTCCTTGAATTCCGTTTCGACCAGCCGCGGCGCCACGAAGGCGAGGCGCAGAAGATTTCCTCCCTTGTGAAGATGGACCTGCTTCAGAATCTGCTCGGGAGGAAGAATGGCATGCACCCCCTTTTCCTCGGTCGCCTCTTCCTCCCCGATCGGCACCAGGGCGTCCAGAATCGCCTGTTGCAGCTGCGAACGGTCCTGCGGAGCGATCAGACCGCCGCCGGCCGCCCTATCGACCACATGGAAAAGAAAGCGGTCGAAGAGCAGAATGTGCATCACGCTCTTGAACCGGGTCGCCTCGGCGGCGAATCGCAGGGGGAGAAGCTCCTTGTATTCGTCGTCGAGCAGGTTGTCGGTGGCCGTGACGATGCCGCGAATCGCATGATTGACGGTGCCGTAGAACAGACGCCGCTCCTCCGACACTCCCACGGCGCGGTAGATGGCGAGGAAAAGAATGGAGAAGAAGTTTTTCTGGGCGTAGCGCAAGGTGCCGGCCGGTTTGGGACTTCGGGCGATATAGCGGTCGGCCAGCAGGAGGTGAAGCAGGCGAAGGTGCTCCTGCTCGACGCGGCGGTGTTCCTGAACCGAGGGCCAAAGGCGCCTGAGGCGGAGAAGGCTTGTCATGACGGTTTCCTTCGTTTGAAAGGATTGGGCAGCAGGAAAGGAATGCGCTTCCGGTAGTCGGAGTACGCGGCCCCGAAGCGGCGGGCGAGGACCGGTTCCTCCCGATTTTGCAGAAACCGGATCTCAAGGGCGATGAAAATGGGGTAAGCGATAATCAGCATCCCCCAGGAGCGCAGCAAAAGCACCGTTCCGAGGGCGGTCAGATCATATCCCAGGAACATGGGGTGGCGGCATAGGGAGAAGGAGCCTTCGGTCACCAGCCGCTCGGGAGGCGCCTGCGGATTGGGAGTCCCGCCCCCGTAATGCTTCAGATCGAAAGTCGCTCTCTGGATAAAGACAACCCCGATTCCAATGAGGATAGCCGCCGGTATGACCGGCAGACCTCCGAAGGAGGGGATGGAAGGGAGATCCAGAAGTCGGTCCACCGTTTTTCCTCCGAGGACGACGGCGGACGGGATGTATATCCAGTAGATGAGGGCATCCCGCCGTTGGGAACGGTGCAGCTGTTTCGATGATACGGTCATTTTCCTCTCTTGCAGATTCCGGTGAAGGGCGCCAAAAAATGACGCCACCGGACAGAGAAAGTGTTCATCGGCAATCAGATCTCCTGAGAACTAAAGATGCCTTCGGATGCTTCCGGCGACGGGATGATTCCGAGCGAGTCATCCTGACGAGAGGTTTTTGGGAGCGGGGAAAGTTT
This genomic interval from Desulfuromonas sp. TF contains the following:
- a CDS encoding ABC transporter ATP-binding protein, with translation MAMLELSQAGKTYLHQGIAVTALHPLSLSIGAGEFLCLSGPSGSGKTTLLNLMGVIDAPTTGTVILAGKGTAGLSRAQTARLRRQHLGLVFQEHNLIPVLSAYENIEYVLLLHGVPAPRRRERVRHVLEMVGLDECAERRPGEMSGGQQQRVTIARAIVNSPAVVLADEPTASLDSATGQSILDLLQRLNREQGITFVFSSHDPRMIGQADRIIALRDGRLASDLRP
- a CDS encoding FtsX-like permease family protein; this encodes MRALPLPVLIAFRNVRRNSRRSLLTVLAIAFGLFCLIVFQALKAGLHREMIVSTVGLDAGSLQIHAPGYEANLAVLSPLAAPETVEAVLEEAGITRHARRLKTPALVLAGPKSSSVLLSGIEPEREPEVTFIASRVIEGTYPDEGRGVLISHGLARTLGIGIGDELTLMGQSAFGRPVVRKMPVGGIYRTDLSSFDQTHIFLSLADLQLLLETGDAITEIAASLPVGSELDATRRLRERFGDRYQVSSWQEIAPDVVQLIDLNDATMRLLIGIVFAIVALGIVNTMTMVVFERFRELGVLAAIGTTPGGLIGMIVLEASFLGLFASVLGTLAGGLACAWLARHGLDLTSFTSHNQYFATSHVLRAHLMTRDLIAANLITVATALLAGLYPAWKGSRLSPARAIRHT
- a CDS encoding class 1 isoprenoid biosynthesis enzyme; the encoded protein is MTSLLRLRRLWPSVQEHRRVEQEHLRLLHLLLADRYIARSPKPAGTLRYAQKNFFSILFLAIYRAVGVSEERRLFYGTVNHAIRGIVTATDNLLDDEYKELLPLRFAAEATRFKSVMHILLFDRFLFHVVDRAAGGGLIAPQDRSQLQQAILDALVPIGEEEATEEKGVHAILPPEQILKQVHLHKGGNLLRLAFVAPRLVETEFKDRLDLADRGAFRIGMALQSIDDVTDFYDDLRDRRHNYLVSSIRFEGSIAEKTRLEAFLAGRSKPVPIEENYAGSVERVLGHAVQEALAGFDELAAAGFWLNRQQSLALIRYLFRLRGVGHLLPLLDNGLAEGSGEMRRRAAI
- a CDS encoding isoprenylcysteine carboxylmethyltransferase family protein; translated protein: MTVSSKQLHRSQRRDALIYWIYIPSAVVLGGKTVDRLLDLPSIPSFGGLPVIPAAILIGIGVVFIQRATFDLKHYGGGTPNPQAPPERLVTEGSFSLCRHPMFLGYDLTALGTVLLLRSWGMLIIAYPIFIALEIRFLQNREEPVLARRFGAAYSDYRKRIPFLLPNPFKRRKPS